Sequence from the Macaca thibetana thibetana isolate TM-01 chromosome 20, ASM2454274v1, whole genome shotgun sequence genome:
gtttgagacggagtctggctctgtcgcccatgctggagtccagtggcgcaatctcggctcactgcaagcttcgcctcctgtgttcacgccattctcccgcctcagcctcccgagtagccgggagtATTGGCGCCGGACACCGCgcccgacaccatgcccagctaattttgtttttgtatttttagtagagatgggatttcaccgtgttagccacgatggtcttgatctcctgaccttgtgatccgccagccttggcctcccaaagtgctgggattacaggcgtgagccactgtgcatagCCGAGAAACTTTTTATTGTAAACCCTCTAGTAAGTTGTttgagctatttttttaaattactgaattactttttaataaaaattacatttttgaaaaagtaaacaccattaaatttttatttttataatataattatccTTTTCTTGACTACATATCTTTCCTTCTTTGGGGGGGGGGGGTACTTAAAATAATTCTCACTATATTCAATAACCCCTAGCCAAAACTGGGTCAGTAAGCCAAATAAActgaaattagaatatttttttcattttacttttttccaaaaagcaaaactgcTGTGGTTCAACTTCAAGTCATTTACCAAAACAATTATATAAGTAATCATTTCACCTACAACtacttttagttaaaaaaaataaattaaggcaaGTATGCAAAGCACACTCAGATATCTTCCAACAGTCCAGCATTCATAAATCTACACAGCAAGACCATTTTGCATCTCCCAGTCCTCACGGTTTCACATGGAAATCATCAAGATCTAGTGactcagagaaaaaaagcaataatagCGTGCTGTGGCGCGTCTGCAAAATTTACAGGTCACTGAAAGTCACCCATAGCAACAAGGCTTCTTGTCTCAGGTCTGCAGTGTGTCACATGCCAGACTCCTCAGACTCAACAGGCAGCTCTGCACATCCACAATCAAGGAGCTTGTTTTCCACCCTTCCTGGAGACTGCCCTCTTGTCTAGCTTGACTTCCTCTCCATTTTTAGCATCAGACacacaaggaaataaaattcGTGGTTAGATTGATGTTTCTTCCCCCTGCTCTTTCACCTCCTGCTATGCCAGGAAGTAGCATTAAAGTTCTATCATGTGGTTGTCCAACAGGACACAGGAACGCAGGACCTTCCAACCTGACGACTAGTGAGTGCAGTGTAGAGAGCTGGAGCTGAGGCTTAATTACACAGGGAGTAGTAGCACTGAAGTAAGATCAGGTTGCTGAATCACAAAGGAGGACATTTTGCAACATATAGATGATATATGTACACTcacatttaaaagcattttttgtttACCATGACAAGCCACTCAACAACAGGAACATAAAATGGAGATCTAAGATGGGAAACGGGAGATTtgttctctctgttcttttccacaCCCTTCTATATCGAAAGAATTCCCCATTTTCCCCATTATCAACACAAATCTGAAACCATTTGGTAAATATTAAGACAAGAATTAAATCTGAAGGCAGTAAGATCTGGggagaaaaaataacaaacaagaaattaaattaatttgtgACACCACAAATCCACACAGAATCCAATGGTTATAAGAAACAAGGGCATTATTCCTTAAGACATAGATTTTCATGATATTTGATGATGACGACATTTGCAAAATAGTAATAGATTTCTTCAAAATGTCTGTGAGCTCTTAAGAGTTTCTGAAGTCAAGGTCAACTGAGGCAATAAAATCGAAAATCTAAAGATttttcagccgggcatggtggctcacacctgtaatctcagcattttgggaggcagaggcgggaggatcacctgagatcaggagttagagaccagcctggtcaacatggcaaaatcccatctctactgaaaatacaaaagttagccaggcatagtggcatgtgcctatagtcccagttacttgggacacaggaggctgaggaaggagaattgcttgaacccatgaggtggaggttgcagtgagccgagatcgcgccattgcactccagccagggcaacagagcaaggctctggctcggaaaaaaaaaaaaaagaaagaaagaaaaaaaagaaacactaaagatttttaaatagtaacttgtataattcataaaataaataattgtatattaATGTACATTAACTTATGAAAATGCAGGAGACTTCAAGTCATAACTTTCAAGATGACCTAAAATGCAAACCACAtaaactaaaactataaattaatGTGGCATTAAGTCAGAATGGCCAGAAGTCACAGTAACTATGAAGTGGTATGAAATCAACCCGTTTCTTCTAACATATTCTTCATTCAATATTGCTGAAAAGCAAGACCATGCaatcaaaaaatcaaatgttacagaaagaaatgatacatgctgcaacacaTATGgtcttcaaaagagaaaaaaacaaataagagcatttatcatttttagagTCTGGCACAAGAGATACAAAACACAGAACAAAACAGCCATGACATTCAGCAAGTATATATGACCAGATTTAAAGGAACTGTTTATTGCTCGATTCAGTtggaaaactaataaataaatggttCAAGCTCCATTTAAAACCAGAGATACAGATGCATTTTTGGCTTTCAATCTCAAGCAGTCAGACCCAgctaaatattaattattactaCTGCAGGGGGAATGCTAGATCTCTATAAAGTCCACCTTAAGGTGAACATTAACCAAGGTGGTGTTTTACATGGATTAACTGGATTACTTTAAACTGCAGGCTATTATGAGAAATACTAGACAGTGTTTAATTGTACACAGCACAAAATCACAAATACCAATAAACAGCTATCCTCGGTAACAGCCAGCCTGACTGACCACACTTACCGTTTTCCACATAGGGATGAAAGGGGAGGACCAGGGCCAGGATGACCCTGCCTCTAGTTGGCTCCAAGACACTTCTGATATCTTTTAACAAAGTCAGGGGCTGATCACAGCGGTCCAGCAAGTTCAGGCAGCTGATGACATCATACTGGAACCCTGTATTCTGCCACTCATTTATACCAAGCACtctagaaaaatcagaaataactgTATTAACATCTCTCTaaagacatctttaaaaataactgagaTGACAGTAAAGTCTTTAACTTTGTCTTCTAAATTAAGTTCAAAATCTTCTGTTATCATTTATGTTTGCAATAATGACATGGccagggaagagaaaaatagcaatcatatttctttttttttttttttttgagatggagtctcaactctgttgcctaggctagagtacactgGAGTAATCTCGGCTCAtggtaacctccacttcctgggttcaagcgattctcctgcctccacctcctgagtagctgagatgacgggcaggcgccaccacgcccagataatttttgtgtttttagtagagacagggtttcaccaggttggctaggctgatcttgaactcctaacctcaagcgatctgactgcctcagcctcccaaagtgctgggattacaggtgtgaaccaccatgcctggcccatatttctttaaatttaacatttcacCTATTTCCAAATCTCAACACATATGAAATTTTCTTTACAAGAACTAATCATGTTTAGTAAGTATGAAGATGTAACCTGATAAAAGTTATGAAACTAAAACATCAAATTCTTGAATATCAGTATAGAACAAGAGTCCTGCTTTCTACCACTCATTGGAACTTAATcaaaaaatatatcatataattaATGTTTTCTACTCCTAGGATCCCTTCTATTCTTAAAAATGGCTTGGGAGTggtataaaataatttccattgaTAAACTTATGACCTTTGAGCACATTTCTGTTCCCAGGAAAGACATATTTCATACTTGAGAATCTTCATATCTAAATAACTACacaaaaaagggccaggcacggtggctcacacctgtaatcccagcactttgggaggccaaggcgggtggatcacaaggtcaggagattgagaccatccaggccaacatgatgaaacaccatctctactaaaaatacaaaaatgagctgagtgtggtggtgtgtgcctgtaatcccagctacttgggaggctgaggcaggagaatcacttgaaacagggaggcggaggttgcagtgagccgagatcatatcactgtactccagcatggggacagagcgagactccatctcaaaacaaaaaaaaacaaaaactatacagAAAAGATAAAGCCCAGGACATCCTATTAACACTAAGagcatggtttaaaaaaaaaaaccactctcgACCCTCAATCTCTCActttcatatacacacacagaacacaGAGAACATTTTCAGTCCTCTACAATGTTATCTCTAGAAAGGGGGAGTTTTTATATCAAGAGTCTTTGTTAGCCACACAATTAGGCAATTTTACAAATTACTTGCTCCTGCTTGGTTATACCAATCAGAATGTGGTAGGTGAGACATGTTACGATAGAGACAGGTAAAAAAGGAAACGTAAAAAAAGGATCTTTGGTAAACAAGTCTTTAGTAATGTTGAGCAGATACTGTAAGATAGCTCAGAAAATTCTAAAAGTATAATGAGGGCTGTTTTGAAACCCTCATTAGCATAATGATTTTTTTATAGCATTTCTGAatagcagaattttaaaaacacaaagcacttagtttcattttcttttcaatctaTATTTTTGTCAAACTAAAGCCTCTTCCAAATAGCTGCCTAACAAACTTCCAGGGACTAGTCAGATTCCTTACTGGAGCAGGTGTTTCAATGTACTAAATACTGTTTGAAGTAAGTAGGGCATTCTGGCTTCAAAATCACTTTGTTGTACTAAGTCAACTGTAATAGTAATTTTGGAAACTCAATTTAGCTTATTCAAAGAGTTTCCAAACACTACTCAGAAGACTACTTTCAGAACAAAAATGTCATCAATTCCCAttctaaaaaatggaaattaataaagaaaggactatttgtatatattaatgcCTTAGCTAAGCAGCCAATTTAAAGTCATAAactgtaaaatacaaattatatatttgattttaaaaaacaaaacaacaaaaaaatcttacGTCTATCTGCAATGAAGCAGAAGCCAAACATCATCAGCATGGTCCAATTTAAATAATCTCACTAAATCTACCTCAGAATTAGTTTCAGATAGGTAGCCTCTGTGTTGGTAATTTTGGAAGAGAAATATATGCTCACAACAGAAAACGATGACTAACACCAAGACAGTTAAATCTATACCTATAGAAGCTCAAGTGCATCCTTACttctgttttgtgatttttatttgaaaactcaCTCAGTTCCACTGATAAAGACAAATTGCTTAGCCCCACTAAAACTGCCTATTAGCCCAGGAATCCTAACAAGGTGTCAGAATTTTCctctttctaaaacatatttctaaacCTAGAATGAGGGTATCTATTCAGCAGattattattttcaagaaaatgagtTAATAACCCCAGAAggatgtaaaatatatttctctttagaGAATGATAAAGCAGTCAGGCGTGGTAGCtaacatctgtaattccagcactttgggaggattgcttgagcccaggagtttgagaccagcctgggcaacacaacgagaccccatctctataaaaaattaaaaatagccaaggatggtagtacatgcctgtagtcctagctaagctacttgggcagctgaggcagaaggatggcttgaaccaagagtttgaggttacagtgagctatgattgcgtcactgcactcctgcctggacgacaaagcaagatcctgtctcaaataaaagggccaggcacagtggctcacacctgtaatcctagcactttgggaggccaaagcgggcagattacctgagctcaggatttcaagaccagctgggcaacacagtgaaaccccatctctactaaaatataaaaacttagccgggcgtggcagcatgcgcctgtagtcccagctactcgggaggttgaagcaggagaattgattgaacccgggaggcagaggttgtacagtgagccgagatggtgccactgcactccagcctgggcaacagggtgagattccgtctcccaaaaaaaaaaagaaaaaaaaaaaaaggaaaagatgctTTGCCATCTCAGGTTGGGAGAGCTCTAAACTTAGGAAATAAGCAATCAGTATTTTGATAAAtcctaaataaaaaatgaaacaccaacaatataaaaaaaacGTATTGTCTTGctgtaaaaatcaaaaccacatccTTCAGTTTTACAATTGGGTTTTCTGGCATAAACAATGACAACTTGGGAAGATAAAGGAAAAACTGGGCCATTTTCTGTTTAttgacctatttttaaaatacagaaactttagctgggcacagtggctcacgcctgtaatgccagcactctgggaggctgagacgggcggatcacaaggtcaggagatcgagaccatcctggctaacacggtgaaaccccgtctctactaaaaaatacaaaaaaactagccgggcgaggtggcgggcgcctgtggtcccagctactccggaggctgaggcaggagaatggcgtaaacccgggaggcggagcttgcagtgagctgagatccggccactgcactccagcctgggcgacagagccagactcagtctcaaaaaaaaaattaaattaaattaaaaaaataaaataaaataaaatacagaaactttagctgggcacagtggctcacgcctgtaatgccagcactctgggaaggcaaggcgggcagattacctgagctcaggaattcgagaccagcctgggcaatacagtgaaacctcatctctgctaaaatacaaaaaatttagctgggtgtggcagcgtgcacctgtaatcacagctacttgaggaggctgaggcaggagaatcacttgaacccgggaggcagaggttgcagtgagctgagatcgtgccactgcactccagcctgggtgacagagcgagccttcGTCTCGAAAAATTACAgaacctttattttaaaaggcatgttttgctcacgcctataatatcagcactctgggaggccaagggaagaggactgtttgaggccaggagttcaaaactggcctggtcaacatagtgaaactcgtGTCTCCAAACATAtgacacacaaacaaaaaacacgcgcgcgcgcgcgcgcgcacacacacacacacacacacacacacacacacactctctcaaattagccagatatggaagcaggcacctgtagtcccagctactgaggaggctgaggtgagaggatcacttgagcccaggagttcaaggctgcagtgagctataatcacgccACCATGCtgtagcccaggtgacagagaccctgtctctaaaaatgcacatattaattaataataaaaagcctGTTTTTCATGGCCCAGATattgaagagaaacagaaaatagttctaatctcaaaaggaagaaaaaactgtaaaattaaGCTGAAAGTCTACCTTGCCATCTTGGATTGGGAGACCTCTAAACTTAGGAAATAAAGATACCACTTCCTCATTAAAACCTAAACTGGGCCGGGCGCCTCAAGCCTGTAACTGCACCAatagtcaagagatcgagacatcCTGGCGAACAAAATTTACCACTTTTGTGACAAGATTTTCTCTTCATCCACTAACACTTATGAAAGGAATGACAAGATTTTCACTTCATACTAACATTATGAAAGGAATGCCAATCAGTATGAATTTCCCATGCAGGTCAAACTGCAGGTTTTTGGCTTATGTGCTGTatacaagggaaaaaaattaaaccaagtaTTTTTTATGTGGTAGATATCTTTACATACCATGTACACTCCAGATATATTACTAATTCAAACATCTAAAGTTTCACTGAAAATTCCATTTAGAcacttagaataaaagaaaaagaagactgggGTGGTTAATCATCTGAAGATGAGTTTAACACCTTCCTCTTCGACCCACTTCAAAGCATGGATTTTTTAAAGGGGAGCTGGAATCAGATTAGGAATTCAGCCTGACTTAAGCCACTGTTATAACAAAGGTCAAAGCATTCCAAGTTTTGAAATGCCAAATTAATTTCTAACTGAAGGAAAACATGTCAATTATTACTATGCAGACCCACCAGAACCTTATCTGAGACAGACTGCTAAAGCTAAGGGGCTTTCTAATCACTAGGCTCAACTTCCTAATGTCTCTTCCTATAACATCCCTAACAGCAATTCAAACACTGACAGTGATAAGGACTTAAGACGGTTCAAGCTAGGAAGGTCGATTTCCCTAAGCTGTAACTCAAATTCTAAGGCATAGCTGTGCCTGATCATACCAAAGACTACACCTACTCCTTTCCTTCCATATAAAAATCCCACAGAGTATCTGTTCACAGTAATCTTCCCTTCTCCAGACTAAAAATTTCCATGTTTTGCAAATGCTCAAACCAGTGCTGCTCTAAAAGCTACACTGATGGTGTCTCTAGGGTTAATCTGCAAAAGTAGAAACATGTGGATAGGAAAGTGAGTGATTACAtaattctttctcctttctctctaagGCTAACTAGACTTCCAAAAATATCACAGAGAAGGAGGCTGACTCCAGCTCTACCTCCCCCATTCTGCACTGAGCCAAGAGACAGAAATCTCCCAATCAATAAATCATACTGAAATAAGAATACCCttcttctggctgggtgcggtggctcatgcctgtaatcccaacaaatcttgggaggccaaggcaggcagatcacgaggtcagcagtttaagaccagcctggccaacatagtgaaacccagtctctactaaaaatacaaaaaaaaattagccaagcatggtgacgtgtgcctatagtcctagctactcagcaggatgaggcaggagaatcacttgaatccaggaggtggaggtttcagtgagccaagatcacgccactgcactccagcttgggtaacagagtgagacttcatctccaaaaaaaaaaaagaaaattatccttCTTCCTAGTCTTTCAAGCTCCAGATGACCTTAAAACCAAAATTAACACTGATGACTatatattaaaagcaaaacaaaacagaaaatagcaagtaTTGTTAAAgagtggagaaactggaacccttgtactacattgctggtaggaatgtaaaatggtgcggCAGCAATGGAAAAGTATTGCAATTCGTCAAAAAATTAAACCCAGACTCAgccatgtgatccagcaactccacttctgggtctatacccaaaagaaaaacaagtaggGGCTCAAGTaggtatttgtacacccatgttcatagcagcattattcacaacagccaaatgGCAGAAACAACCCAAGTATCCACTGACAgataaatgggtaaacaaaaCGTGGTACATGCATACAATGAACTATTACTcatccttaaagaaaattttgggctagatgcagtggctcacacctgtaatcccagcactctggattacttaaggtcaggagttcgagaccagtctggccaagtaGTGAAACgctatccctactaaaaatacaaaaaaaattagccaggcatggtggcatacgcctgtaatcccagctacttgagaggctgaagcaggagaattgcttgaacctgggaggtagaggttgcagtgagccgagatcacgccactgcactccagcctgggcaacaagaacgaaacttcatctcaaaaaaaaaagaaagaaagaaagaaaattttggcCCATGTACAACATGAGTAAAACCTTGagtaaaccttgaagacattatgctacatgaaataGGCCAGTCTCAAGGAGCTAATGTATATAATTCCTCTTATACAAAGTacccagaatagtcaaattcatagacaaagtagaatggtggttgtcaggggttaggaggagggaaaaatggggagttactgtttattgggtacagagtttccattttggaagataaaaaattctggagatgaacagtggtgatgattgtacaacGATGTAAATGTAcctaataccactgaactgtacacttaaaaatagttaaaatagtaaattctatgctatgtatattttaacactacttaaaaaaatttttttttgagaatgccAGATTCTTATTAGGGAAGAAGTCCCTTCTTCTGATCTGCCTTTTCCAAGCTATCTCTCGCTAGTCCTTTCCTTCCCTATAGTGCCAACCCCTCTGCTCCAGGAAAATACTGCCACCAGAAGATTATTTCTCTATATTTCCAGCTACTTATgtattacatgatttttttttaaattcctaatcATGGAAGACCATTTTTGATTCGTATCCTTTAAATAATAAACTTTCAAGAAGAAATGCatctaaaaccaaaaaatatacCCCATGTCTAAAAATTatacctgtatttctttttctgaagctGCCATATCATAGTTTCAGAAAGCTCAGTGGCATAGATTTCTTCAAAATGAGGGCTCATGATTTTTGTGACTTCTCCATCTCCAGCACCTAAATCAAGAAGTCTGTGGGTTTTCCAGTCTGGATTAATTTTAAGCAGTCTCTGAAATTGATCTGGTGAAAACACAAACATTGAGCCTCTTCCTagcaacctgaaaaaaaaaaaaggacaaaaatcgAAGTGTCTATGCAAATTAACCACCCCTTACCATACACATACAAAGTGAATATAGTGACTCAGCACCAACAACCATAATCACTTATTACAcggttaagtttttttttttttttagacaatgtctcactctgtcgctcaggctggagtgcagtggcacgatctcggctcactgcaaccttcacctcctgggttcaagcaattctcctgtcccagcctcccaagtagctgggattacaagcgtgcaccaccacacctggcttattttttgtatttttagtggagacggggtttcaccatgtcggccaggctggtctcgatctcctgacctcgtgatccacccgcctcagcctcccaaagtgctgggattacaggcataggccactgcgcctggcctttttttttttttttctgaaacagagtctcaccg
This genomic interval carries:
- the METTL9 gene encoding protein-L-histidine N-pros-methyltransferase isoform X3 codes for the protein MRLLVGWLCLSLASVWLAQRMWTLRSPLTRSLYVNMTSGPGGPATAAGGRKENDQWYVCNREKLCESLQAVFVQSYLDQGTQIFLNNSIEKSGWLFIQLYHSFVSSVFSLFMSRTSINGLLGRGSMFVFSPDQFQRLLKINPDWKTHRLLDLGAGDGEVTKIMSPHFEEIYATELSETMIWQLQKKKYRVLGINEWQNTGFQYDVISCLNLLDRCDQPLTLLKDIRSVLEPTRGRVILALVLPFHPYVENDLTAFRFNSCLNIYQMVSDLC